The following are encoded in a window of Capricornis sumatraensis isolate serow.1 chromosome 7, serow.2, whole genome shotgun sequence genomic DNA:
- the DCAF16 gene encoding DDB1- and CUL4-associated factor 16, whose protein sequence is MGPRNPSPDPLSESESEEEENTNYLNESSGEEWDSSEEEDPVVPNLTPLESLAWQVKCLLKYSTTWKPLNPNSWLYHAKLLDASTPVHILREVGLRLSHCSHCVPKLEPIPEWPPLASCGVPPFQKPLLSPSRLSREHATLNGALQFATKQLSRTLSRATPIPEYLKQIPNSCVSGCCCGWLTKTVKETTRTEPINTTYSYTDFQKAVNKLLTASL, encoded by the coding sequence ATGGGTCCTAGAAATCCCTCTCCTGATCCCTTATCAGAatcagaaagtgaggaagaagaaaacacTAACTACCTAAATGAGAGTTCTGGGGAAGAGTGGGATTCCTCTGAAGAAGAGGACCCTGTGGTGCCCAACCTAACACCTCTTGAGAGTCTTGCCTGGCAGGTTAAgtgccttttaaaatattctacaaCTTGGAAACCTTTAAATCCTAATTCCTGGTTATATCATGCTAAACTCCTGGATGCTAGCACACCAGTCCATATACTTCGAGAGGTAGGTCTGAGACTCTCTCATTGCTCCCATTGTGTACCCAAACTGGAACCAATTCCTGAATGGCCTCCTCTAGCTTCTTGTGGAGTACCACCTTTTCAAAAGCCCCTTCTAAGTCCCAGCCGGCTTTCTAGAGAGCATGCCACTCTAAATGGAGCGCTGCAGTTTGCCACCAAACAGTTAAGTCGAACGTTGAGTAGAGCCACCCCCATACCTGAATACCTAAAACAGATTCCTAATTCCTGTGTTTCTGGTTGTTGCTGTGGCTGGTTAACTAAAACAGTTAAGGAAACAACCCGCACTGAACCCATCAACACTACTTATTCCTACACTGACTTCCAAAAGGCAGTTAACAAACTCCTAACTGCATCACTATAA